Part of the Lonchura striata isolate bLonStr1 chromosome 22, bLonStr1.mat, whole genome shotgun sequence genome is shown below.
GgctcaaaaaaaccaaaaaacccctctGTCACTTCCAAAAGGACACCAAGGCCATGGGGCACGTCACTCAAAGGTTTCCCATCGCTTTCTGAGCTGCTCCACCTTACCTGGTGTGGGTGACACGTCCTGCTTGGTCTTTTTTAACAGATCTTCAAATGGATCTTTTGTCTCCTCAGATTTTGAGGACAGTAACACTGACTCCAAGCCCTTGGCTGGCCTGGCAGGGACCAGAGGGGGTTCACTGGCCAGAAGAGCCAGGGCTTGTTTGGGATCTACCTTTGTGCTGGGCTGCCCCACCTGTAACGTTTGGGGTTTGGAGGGACCACCCAGACACGctggctggagggagctggtgggagaagggctgtggctctgcaggagcaaggagccagctgctggcacagctggagcctgGCTGAACAGGTTTGGCATGGAGAGCGTGGCCATGTGGGGCTGAGGTCTCTGTGGCGGGTAGAAGCCAGCAGTGGGGGTTATGAAGCTGGAGCTGTACGCGTGACCTAAGGAGGGGGTGAAGGAGCCCCTCGGGGGTCTGACCAGGGACACTGGAAGGGCTCCTGGCAGTGTCTGGGtgaagggatttggggaaggCTGTAGAAAAGGTggtggagctggggcaggataGCCAAGGGGCCGGGCAAACGGTGCAGCTGGAGGAGGCACAAAGTCACTTGGCAGGGCGCCGAGGGCGGGAGCGGGGGCCGAGCCCTGTGGGGCCGGGCCCTGGGGGGCCCTGCCCGGCCAGGCCGAGGTTCTCAGCGGGTCCAGCAGGCTCAGCAGGAGCTCGCTCTCGTTACCTGCACCTTCCGCCTTCACCCGCACGGGCTGCAGCATCTCAGCGCTGCCGGCAGCACCGCACAGCAGCTGGGACGGGCGGGAGGAGGAACTGACAGAGCGCTGCGCTTCGGGGTCTAAGGACACACTCCCAGCCCCAAAGGGCTCTGGGACAAGACCTGAAACCAAGTGACTGCGCCCATGAGGGGTGAGGATTTCCGCTGAACCAGCTGGAGCCTGGTGCTTGGAAGCCCTgggtgctggtggtggtggtggcacgATGCCCAGTTCTGGAGTCTTTCTTCCCTGTGGCCTAGGAATGGTGATGTTCCCTTGAATGGCAGGACTGGATTCATCCTTTTCTGCAGGAGCCAGACCACTGTCTCTGCTCTGGGGTCTCCTGGTGATGGAGGGCATGTTGCTCAGGGCAGCCAAGGGTCTTTCAGGTGAGCTTTGGGAATATTTGGTGGGAATAGCCATATCATCATGGCCCATACTCCACAGCTTGTTGTAAGGGTGGGACAGTTTCATGCTTGGCACAATCCTGTTCCTCTCAGACACACCAAGATCCATTCTCTGTAAGAGAGCGGAACAAACATTAACTCTAACTAATGTCCTCACAACACGAAGCAGGAAGTGAGtctgggctgctgtgggggAAGAGGATCgtccccaggctgccagcagTGCAGAGGGACAACAGCATGTGGCCGGGAAGGACAGACAGGATCCAGCCAGGACTCTGCAGCTCCAATTCCAGCTCTGCCACCATGGGGTTGCTCCGCTGGGACATGTTGTGCATTTGTCACATCCCAGTGAGGAGCACACACCTGTGTCCAAGGCACAAAGCTGGTAAGCCTTAACTGCTGCATGGAATAAGCTGACAAATGAAATATCTGAATGTAACACTAAAATCAATATTATTTTAAGGTAGAAATGACATTTGCTTCTTTAATGTCAGCTAAAGATCTTGGAGTCTGCTTTCATTTAACACTTTCTGAGCTATGTTCCTTCATAGACAATCTCGTTTCTTCAGAAGTGGATTACTCAAATGATGCTTAGATCAAAATAGCCAGGTTAAACGAAAAAAAAGTTTGGAGGGGACCTGAAAATTACCAACTATTCATTCTCACTGCCGACCATCAACTTCAAAGATAGCTATGTGTGACGGCCACTGGACAAACAGATTCTGAGGAACAGGGCAAATATCCCCTCCTTCAGCAGCAAAGGCTTCAGAGGAAACAGTTACTTATCACTGAGTCCCATTTAAGCCATTTCTtaattcagaaattaattttgaaacatGTAAGTAAATCTCTGGAAAacagatgatgatgatgattattattAGGATTTACCCAGAAATATGAAAAAGTTCCTCAGAATGAGCTCTGTGCCACCCCCAGGGCACAGGAAGCCCCTGACCTGGTATTCAAAGGAGCAGCgctgctctgcctcctccttgGGTGTCCGCAGGTCCTCCAGGCTCTTGGCCTGGCTGAGGGGCTGGGTTCCTACTTCCAAGCTGGGGAAGATGTCTTCCAGGAGGTTGACTTCTGAGGCCTtgctggggagcagagggcCCGGGGGCAGCGGCTCTCTCGTTTTCTCCGGGCTGCCCACGTCCTCCCCATCGGCACTGTCCGACTCCTTCAGCGCCCGGTACGGCTGAGGCCTGGCACAGAACCAAAAATCACATTGCAAATGACTGCATTTCTAATTCTTTGTTTTGAACGCAGTTTCCTAAGGAGCTGGATGAGTTACAAAGAGCTCCCCAGTGGCAAACGTAACTCAGAGAGTCCTCCatgcagagcaggctgtgagcAGAGCCTGAGGGCAGGGGCACATGCAGAAGGGGACCTGGCATCCGAGGGTGCTCAGAAGGGCAAGAGCCAAGTGGGAAGTGCTCAGAGGAAAGCTGTGGTCATGCAGACACAGCCAGGCTGAGGAGGGAGCTCTTGGAGCAGGGATAATAGGATACCAGCTCCCCATGCTGACTGTCTGGGCTCCCctcaggctgggcacagcctctGCACCCTGTGTTTGCAGGCTCTGACATCCTCAGGCTTCGAGCTAACTCAGCACACAACATAACTCAGTGTTTTCCTGCAATAATTGGGAACACTGTGCAGGTTCCAATGATTTCATTGGTGTCATCTTATCAAGAAACACCACAATCCATTATGGAGACACCTCCTTTACATTACCAGCCAAGGCTGAGTTAGCAGGATGCTTCTCTTGCACATACCTCAGCAGAAAATGGAACCAGCACATTTGCATTTTGGTGTGTGTACAGAGAACAGCAGCATGATGTGCATCCAATTAATAACAAGTGCCAGACATGGCTGTGGGGATTGGCACTTGACTGGCAGCCAGTTGTATTGTGGCATTTAAACAAGCtttcaattaaaagaaaatatttgtgagACCTGCAAAAACACATCCTATGGAAGAACCCTTCTCCCCTTTCCATATTTTATCATAATACATCTATATCATGCAAATTCAGAGAGCCCAGCTTGcttccctccccagcacacacagagcaggcactgagcccacagcaggacagggacactgcaggtACAGGGCAGACAGTGACAGCACATGGCCTCAGGGCAGGGAGCTCAAACCTCCGTGGCTTCAGTCTCACATCACTGTGGGTCACACTGCAATCCCCCAAGGGATATCTGAAAACTAAACTGGTCTCCTCCACCCTAAACATGAGCATGGGAACATTTTCTGGCCCTTTCCTACTGATCCTTCCCATCCCACCTGCTATAGTCAGATCTCTTCCCTGTCAGCCTCTGAACCTGTGTCTGCAGTGCACAACGGATTTTAGCAACTGCAGACTTCTCTGTCCCACTGGCAGCCTCCTTCTCCAGCCTGGTCTTacccagctgtggctgccaggcTTCAGCTGCTCAGTTGTGACTGGGCATCatccatctcccagccctgaACTGCCTGGATGTGGCATCATGTGGATTtctgaagcagcagctcacgGTACCCTGGCCCCTCTTCCTACAGGTTCTGCTCAAATCAGTGGCTGCATTGTTAAAAGAATGAGTGCAACTCCATGCAATTTATCTACCTTTCATCCTCTAGAAATCCTCAGGCAGGCGAGGTTAGGAAATAACAAATCCTCTGCTGACATTCAGTGAGGgctcagctcagagctgcctgctgggattGGGATATTCAAATAGGCAGGAAGAGGGATTCAGTGTAGCTGAGCCCACAGCTGCAGGGCTCCCCTCACCTCACACGGGCAccctgggcaggctgtgctCCTTCCCTTACCACAGGCACcgagggcagggacacagccctcCAGCCACAGCACCAATGAGCAGTTCTGGCCCAGCTGCCCAACACCCCATCTTTCAAGACAGAGTTCCAGAGGCTCCGGAAGGTACAAGTTACAAATTCAAAAGCTGGATACAAATAGACCAAACAAACTTCCTGCTTCTTGTATAATTGTCAGATTGTACTCAATGCCCTCAcaggacacctgcagggatgtaCTCCCTGACAGACCAGACAGGCTGGGATCAAACAGGTGACACAGCAAAAGGCTGCTAAGTGCACTAGAACAAGGCTCACAGGACAACCCAAAAGCACAGTAACACCACACAAGAATGAATGGTGAAAGGACATTGGACAGGAGAACAAGCAGCATGTTGGAACAAAGGACAAATGGAAGGGTGACATCCCACAGAGCTCCAGTCGATGGAAGTCCATAAGCTGTGTGGTGCTGCAGTGTTTCATGCAGGAGGATGCTTTTTCATGCTGCTCAACATCAAGACAAACAAGCAGGAGAAATGTTGGTCATTCATCAAGCACTGTACAGAGACCCCAGGAGCATTTCCAAAATCCCAGTCCAGGAGCACATGCCCTGAGCAACGCAAACCCCACTCTTTGAAACTGGCATGAACACAGAGTAAAGGATAGACCATTCGAAaggagcagagaagaaaaagttttCAGAGAAGCCAGAGACAGGATCCTCTTCCTGCTGAAATTCATCATCAGAGGAGTCCTCAGAGAGGAAGACTGTATAGTGTCGCATGGGCTTTACGAGGCTGGGgaacaggaagagaaaaggaagttaCCGAGTCACAGTGACAGCTCCTGAGGGGAGAAACCAGGGGCTCCAGAGACCCAGATCATCCTGACCCTGAGTGACTGCACAGCAGGGAGCTCggctgggaatgctgagctctgctgcccaggcacAGAACACAGCCCCTCAGGGGCAGGGCACCGTGGGGTGCCCAAGGGAAGGGACCACGGCCACCCCACAGTGCAGAGGACAATACAGAAACCCCCTTTCCCCACCACATTCCCTAGAGAGCTGGGCACCTCTCTGTTCTgcagacagctctgctcctcaggCCCTCTGAGCTCTGACAAACATCAGATCTCCCTCTCTGCTTTACAGACATTTAGTCTGATGCACAAGAGGAGCTGACTCCAGGGCACCCGTTCCTACTTGtatctatttttcacatttaaaacTGCTTCAGTCTAGAATAAAACCTAAGCTGAACAAAGACTGGTATGAAATGCAGTTTGTCACATAAAGTGTATATGTTCCTTTCCTCAGCAGTTAACTGAGAATCAGTTCTTAAACATTAGGGCAGGAAAAGAGAAGTTGGATGCTGCAACTAACAGCCCAAGAGGGCCCAACCTGCCACTGCCAATGAATTTTTACTCACAGTCAAGTtagaagtaattaaaaaaaagtctctAACAGGTGGCAGGGCTCTGGCCAGTGGTGGTAAATCACAGTCTGCATGATTCCAGTTAAAGCCAGTGCTCTGctttctttcccctctccttCTGTAACAGGTATCATGGGGAGACAGGTGGGGCCACTGCagcccccggggctgccagcCGCTCCGGTAAATCCCGTGTcagccctggtgctgccccGAGCCCGTGCCGgggccagccccggggctgccagcgctgccagccGCTCCGGTAAATcccgtgccagccctggtgctgccccgagcctgtgcccgtgccagccccggggctgccggcaCTGCCAGCCGCTCCGGTAAATCCCGTGCCAGCCCCGGTGCCGCGCGGACGGGACGCGCTCCACGGCGCTGGCAGCAGCACGGAGCGGGGGCTCCGTTTTAATGAGGAAGATCTGCATCTCGGGAGCTTTTTTCATGTGTCAGGATGCATGGACAAATCAGCAGCACATCACGCTGGCCAAAAATGAAATGCTGACAAATGTAGATATTTCAAATTTAATTGACACCTAAATGTACttgagatagaaaaaaaaatatatagaaaatgtGAGTGCAGGATATGGGAATTAGTAAGGAGAAAtctgtaataattttaaaggaTGTTCTGCttataagaaaattaattttgtttactTGATTATGGTATTGCTTTTTCCTGAATATTGAGATTATGGTACAAAGGGGTGTGGAATTGTCATTATTCTCCTAAAAAGGGCTCTGCagatttgaggaaaaaatattttttattgacATAGTTTTTTAAAGAACAGCTACACAAGAGCTCTAGGGAATTAAAGAATTTTTCCCTCTTAGCCAGTGAAATGCAGAGAATGAGGGATTTGGATGCAGGGCCTTTTTCTTGCCATTCTGAGATAGGAGCCTTGGGACTGAGGGCATTACCTGGCAACTGTGagcacagcacaggggcacGCTGAACTCCTTCCTGCAGCTCGTGCCAGAGCTCCCTGGAAACCCTTCACCAGCGCCAGGCGCCGTGCGGGGCCCTGAGAGCCCggctcccctggcactgcccaccAGCCGGTGCCATCCCACACTGCCCCACCGAGCCCATCCCAAAGCCGGGCAGTGCCTGCTGGGGCTCTCCCAGTGCCAGGcatgcagggctgggctcctctgctgccccagctcctgtgaGCACACTGCTTTAACAGGAGCCATCATCTGCAGTCACTGCTCCTGATCCCCTGCACTTTAACCGATTAAAAACTGAGCACAGACATCCCCAAATCAATGTGTTTCTTTTGCACACATAAAGAGAATTAACTCATGTAACTAAAGACATAAATTCCCTAACCATCAGTGCTATCAGGTAAAACaagggaaaatacattttatggTGTTTTCACTGATTCTAGTGTCAtccaagagagagaaaagagtgTGAGTTTTTTAGAGATAACACTTCTCTCGTTTCCATTTCAGAACACTCATACAAAGATTACTTCTTACTGGGacataaaaaagaaagtttGTGGGAAACataaaaattctgtattttgtgaAAGCAGCTGAGCTGTAAAGACTCACTAAAACTAGCAGAAATAAATTAgacccaaataaaataattaaaatacaataTATTTCCAGCATTCATACAATGTTTACCATTCATGTTTATCTGCTGACTGATAGTGGCAGGAATTGAAGATATACCTTAGCAGAGAGCAATATTGGGATGTCAACAGCTTTTGAACCCAAACATGCAGAATCCTCCACAGAACACACATAAATGTTAAATTGATTCAATTATTCTCCACCTAAATGCAGTGATTCATCAGattaaatattaagaaaatgcttttagtttaaaaatccccacaacctctgtgcagggccagcatgGCCCTTTGCAGGAACTGCATCTGCTCCACAAGAGGGCAACCAAATTCCACTATAAAATGGACAAATACTTCTGTACAAGGGAGAAATCACCGTTCAGTTTAGGCCAAAGCCAGAGTATGCCCCTACCCTGGTGTGGCTGGAAGGAGGTATCCATGCACCGATGCCCACTGATGTCCCTCCATgtttgggctgtgctggcaaGTTCAGAACATCCAGAGTTCAATACACCTACAGCTCAGAACATCCATTCCCTAGTCAGGGTCACCCCGAGGGGCCATTGCTAACTCCACTCTGGCACTGTCAGGAATCTGTAACACACACCCCTTGTTGTCTTTGCAAAAATCCCTGGAAAAGTGACATTAGTGCCTGAAAAAGCCTCCCTGAGGCAATAGAAGATGCCTGTACTGGTATGCACAAGTGAGACACTGGACACCAACACCttttgtgcaggagcagggggctgcagcagcacagatgaTTTAGAACATTCCCCCTTCACTGGCACAGCTAAAGGAGGGATAAGTTTGCTCATACTCTGCAAAGTGAAGCCCTGCAAGCCCTCACCACACAGCTCACACAGACATCACCATCCTGTTAATGCACCCTAGAGTCAGACACAGCCCCTTCTGCCATCACTGTCAAATAAACAGTTCTGCACCCTCCAGCTACAGCCTGCCAAAAACACTGCATCTGCAGGGCTGGAACTGACAACTTCCTCAAAAGAAAAGTGCAaaacagaacaacaaaaaaattaacaaatctCCACAACCTGAAAACTTTTACTGAAGAGGCTGACCACAGTATGTGTAACTTGGCAAACCACAATTTCTCCATAAGCAAACTTTGGTAACTTGATTTTTCACGCTTCCCCTACAATgttccaaaatttaaaaagaaaaaaatcttttcttagTTAAAAGCCAACTTTGATCTCTAGTATTTTTTAATGTCCCCTTTGGTGAGTCCCAGTTCTGAACACACTGATGCAagcagagagaagcagagcagcacagtACTTACTGTTCTGGGCTGGGAACTGAGGTCCTCCGGCCCTCCACACCAATGTTGCTCTTGGGCCTCTTAACCACATGAGGTCTTGGGGGGCGAACCTGTGACATGCACACAGACATCTCATCAAACACTGCCCCTGAtccagcagcaggcacagacaACACATGGAGAGCCACCAGTATCCTACAGGGATCTTCCACTGGGCCTGGCTTAGGTTTTTGTGCCACAACAACGTTACACATGGGTGTGGATACATCAGTGAATCTGAAGGACGAATATAAACCACCCGGCCCCACGACTTGCAGATGAAACCTACAGGCTTGTCACTGGTTGTTATTTGCCCTGTCCTGTTTGGTACAGCTCAATTTCAGAGAAAGATTCCCTGAGAGTGAGCTTCCCAAGCAGTCAGTGGTGAGAGAGAAGCTGGGAATGTCCGTGTGCTCTGAACATTGCACTGGCAGTGGGGCTCAGCTCTGATACCATCACCCTTCTGGCCACTCCCTCCCAGGAACCCAACCTCTCAGTGAGGACCTCTGTGCTGGAAAATGTGTACTTAGGAtaaattttaacattaaaaactCAGCTcattcttctttaaaaatttgCTTCCTTCCAGCAGCTGAATACAAACCCTTGCCAGCCATATTATCATTATCACTCCTGGCATTAAGGCAGACTTCTGTTGTCTGTAAGTAAAATCCAAAGCTTTTCTGTGGAAGATGCTGCTGCCGCCAATCCAGTCTCACATACATATCCATCACCTTCTAATGTATGGAAATTCAGCTTGATTTCTGACCAGGATCTCCACAAGCAAACAAGCCTTATTTCAAGGCAAGGAATAAGCACTTGTGCTCAAAATTTGTGTATATGCCAGCTTACACTGCTGAGGAATCCTGTGCTGTACTTGTCCCTGCGAGTCAAATGAGGGAATTTGCAGCATCAGGGCAGACTGTACACACCAGCTTCCTGTGATTTGTTAAGAAAGTACAACTCTGCCTGAAAAAGAGTTGGATCTGTTGGCTCAGCTCAATGCTAATCTCAACAGAAATGCCCAAACACCCAAATAAAGTTGGGAATACAGTTCAGTTCCTAACCTCCCAGAGCTTGTGCTCCCTTAAGAGGCACAAGAGAAAGGAGCTGTTCATGGTCTACGGCCTGAGTGCTCTGGAGTGACTAcgtaagttttaaaaaaatataatttgttgGGGGAGGGGGGCTTTCCaggtttgctttggttttgttttttatatttttctcctcAGGTACATAAACCTCAAATTTTCCTGCCAAGAGAAAGCCACCAAATTGCGTGTAGTGCTTGTACCCTATACACCAGTATATAGCAGCAGCATTATTGCAttgaattttcatttcaaaggaAATGGTGCACAGCAGATATGATGAAGAAATCCAGACTTGTATTGCCACTATTTCTTAGGAAAAAGGGCTTATGAAAAGGTCAGATGTTAAGGTCTTGGAGATCAGTCCCCACACAAGGCTGCTCCTCTCTACAATAAAGACAGCTTAAGAATGTGAATTTATGGCAGGAATGGAAGGATTAAGTTTGTGGCAACTTCAACTGAACTTGCAACGTGGTGAAACATGGGGAAAAGAACAACAGAGCTAATTAGAGGAGCTGAGCTGTCAGAGCGCAGCAGAATGGCTCGGTGCCAACAAACAAAAGGAATGGGCTGGCAATCAGCAGGATCGATGAAGAATACTGCTTCATTAGGGCTGATAAAACAGGGAGAGACCGCAGAGAGGAGTGCGGGAGAGGGGGGCGACAGGCAGCAGGAACGGCAGAGGAGAGCGcgaaggagagagggaaagagaggaagaaagcaaAGCTGCTTAATTAaatgggagctgggagctgatgTGTAAAGCTGGCCTGTCAGCGTGCTGGGAACACTTTCACCTTTCGGGTGGGTGTGCTGCCGAGGAGGGAGAGAGGTGAGAGTTTGGGGTGGCtccaggggcccccagcccagTGCGATGCAAAGTGACAAAGCTGAACAGGATTTAGAGCATTGTTCCCAGGGAACTGCAGGGAAAAGCCAGGAATCAAATCAATTCCTTGCTGGATTTTGAGTCTCACATAGCCGCAGAGGCAAGGTTAAATGCTTATCAAATgcaaaatatcaaaaaaatccaattacGTGAGCACAcagccaaaagaaaaaaggtaaacTTCGAGGACAGAAGGGTTGAATGTGCTTATTACTGCCCCCATTAACTTAATGATTattatattttaactttttctaATTGAATAAAGTTTCCAAACAACCGCTATTAATCCAAACAGACCTCCATTAATTAAAAGCAACAACCCTCTCTCCTTCATAATACCACCACCACTTATTTCCAAAGCAGCAGAATGCAAACCACATCTCTGATCTGCTTCCTTAACCTTTCTTTGGTCTGTGTTTTTAGCTTTATCATCAGCAATTATTCATATTGCAAGCACTAGTGCCCATGTATTCCTCCTTGCAgcacaaaatatttctcaggAATTCTGGTATTATGTGGCCCTGGCTGGAAGAGCAGAGGGACCTGGTCACTCCCTTTAGTGCTTGCGTACAAGGCCAGGATAAACCACTTGCTGATACCCACCTCTGTAGGAGCTGCCAAGcctgagaaggaaaaagcagcctGCAAAAAGGATTATTTACACATACAGAAATGTGTTGCAACCACTAAAAGCCAAATAACAGTTCTGAATAACAACAAATTTATGTATATTTGATACAAGCATATTTTTGGGATTGATTATAATAATTTACATTTATCTTGAATTTCCCCTTGATGAATGAAGCCTTTCTGTTCCACTTACTGACACAGCCAGAGGAATGCAACAGGAGCTTTCATTATTACATTTCCAACCTTTTTTCAATCACATTGGGAGCAAAGACAGTTGAACCAACCATGTTATAGTGAGGACTATTAATACCCTACAGCTGGGAGATTAAACAGTCTTAGCAAGACCTCCACATAATAAATTACTCAATTTGAACAATACAGTTCAGCAACTTTGGTACAGAGGAATCACAACATGCCCCCTTACACCTGCCAAATGTGGAACACGAGGGCATGGCAGCACTATGGGAACCCCAGTACATGGAAAGTCTAATCCTAGTGAAACACATCTTGGAGGGTCACCCATGTCCCTTGTATTTAAGACAACACACATAATCATAGTCAATGgtattttttaaacacagaaaacagaaatcctCAGAggaaaaatccataaaaatgaCTCTATTAAGCTCAACACCCAGAGTTAAAAAGACGCAAGAGAAGAAACACATGCTGCTGAAATGTCACACAGGAACATGCACCAGAGATCAAAAGTTAAAACACACACTCAGTTGCACTTGTTAACCAGTTACCTGCTCATCCAAAACACATTTTAACAAGTTTTAGCAAGATCAGATTTGAAAACTTGCATCGTTCTTATGCATGTATGTGTATGGGTAAGGAAGCAAGAAGTAAGATGATCTGGGGGGAACTATATCCATAAAGCTGAATATAATCCTGAATACACAAAAATATCTTCCAATGCTGTGCCAAAAACCAACAGCCCTCCTAAACTGATACTCTTGCctgtgcctttaaaaaaaataaacatctgaTGCAGACCCAGCAGGGTGTCCAGTTTTAATGCCATCCTGCATAGTCCATAGGTAAAAACTGTCCTATAGTGAGTGTTTTTGAGGAAAAACTGCTGAGATAAGGTTTCCCTACCTAACACATACAGGAACTGCACTGCCAGTAATTTCTGTGCAGTTCTTCCATGGAAGAGTCCCTTCCTCTGGCCAA
Proteins encoded:
- the DENND1A gene encoding DENN domain-containing protein 1A isoform X3 yields the protein MGSRIKQNPETTFEVYAEVTHSGISCIGKDPEVRRQFPEGYSDQEVLQTLTKFCFPFYVDSHAINQVGQNFTFVLTDIDSKQRFGFCRLSSGAKSCFCILSYLPWFEVFYKLLNVLADYSAKGQDSQRSELLETFHKLTIPEPGTSVHLGVHSYFTVPDTRELPSIPENRNLTEYFVAVDVNNMLHLYASMLYERRILICCSKLSTLTACIHGSAAMLYPMFWQHVYIPVLPPHLLDYCCAPMPYLIGIHLSLMEKVRSMALEDVVILNVDTNTLETPFDDLQSLPNDVVSALKNRLKKVSTTTGDGVARAFLKAQASFFGSYRNALKIEPGEPITFCEEAFVSHRSSVMRQFLQNAIQLQLFKQFIDGRLDLLNSGEGFSDVFEEEINMGEYAGSDKLYHQWLSTVRKGSGAILNTVKTKANPAMKTVYKFAKDHAKMGIKEVKNRLKQKDIAENGCSATPEEPLPRTAPSPLAEKKDPKLREDRRPITVHFGQQHRLRPPRPPPPKIQRSSRPVRPPRPHVVKRPKSNIGVEGRRTSVPSPEHLVKPMRHYTVFLSEDSSDDEFQQEEDPVSGFSENFFFSAPFEWPQPYRALKESDSADGEDVGSPEKTREPLPPGPLLPSKASEVNLLEDIFPSLEVGTQPLSQAKSLEDLRTPKEEAEQRCSFEYQRMDLGVSERNRIVPSMKLSHPYNKLWSMGHDDMAIPTKYSQSSPERPLAALSNMPSITRRPQSRDSGLAPAEKDESSPAIQGNITIPRPQGRKTPELGIVPPPPPAPRASKHQAPAGSAEILTPHGRSHLVSGLVPEPFGAGSVSLDPEAQRSVSSSSRPSQLLCGAAGSAEMLQPVRVKAEGAGNESELLLSLLDPLRTSAWPGRAPQGPAPQGSAPAPALGALPSDFVPPPAAPFARPLGYPAPAPPPFLQPSPNPFTQTLPGALPVSLVRPPRGSFTPSLGHAYSSSFITPTAGFYPPQRPQPHMATLSMPNLFSQAPAVPAAGSLLLQSHSPSPTSSLQPACLGGPSKPQTLQVGQPSTKVDPKQALALLASEPPLVPARPAKGLESVLLSSKSEETKDPFEDLLKKTKQDVSPTPGKVEQLRKRWETFE
- the DENND1A gene encoding DENN domain-containing protein 1A isoform X4, encoding MGSRIKQNPETTFEVYAEVTHSGISCIGKDPEVRRQFPEGYSDQEVLQTLTKFCFPFYVDSHAINQVGQNFTFVLTDIDSKQRFGFCRLSSGAKSCFCILSYLPWFEVFYKLLNVLADYSAKGQDSQRSELLETFHKLTIPEPGTSVHLGVHSYFTVPDTRELPSIPENRNLTEYFVAVDVNNMLHLYASMLYERRILICCSKLSTLTACIHGSAAMLYPMFWQHVYIPVLPPHLLDYCCAPMPYLIGIHLSLMEKVRSMALEDVVILNVDTNTLETPFDDLQSLPNDVVSALKNRLKKVSTTTGDGVARAFLKAQASFFGSYRNALKIEPGEPITFCEEAFVSHRSSVMRQFLQNAIQLQLFKQFIDGRLDLLNSGEGFSDVFEEEINMGEYAGSDKLYHQWLSTVRKGSGAILNTVKTKANPAMKTVYKFAKDHAKMGIKEVKNRLKQKDIAENGCSATPEEPLPRTAPSPLAEKKDPKLREDRRPITVHFGQQHRLRPPRPPPPKIQRSSRPVRPPRPHVVKRPKSNIGVEGRRTSVPSPEQPQPYRALKESDSADGEDVGSPEKTREPLPPGPLLPSKASEVNLLEDIFPSLEVGTQPLSQAKSLEDLRTPKEEAEQRCSFEYQRMDLGVSERNRIVPSMKLSHPYNKLWSMGHDDMAIPTKYSQSSPERPLAALSNMPSITRRPQSRDSGLAPAEKDESSPAIQGNITIPRPQGRKTPELGIVPPPPPAPRASKHQAPAGSAEILTPHGRSHLVSGLVPEPFGAGSVSLDPEAQRSVSSSSRPSQLLCGAAGSAEMLQPVRVKAEGAGNESELLLSLLDPLRTSAWPGRAPQGPAPQGSAPAPALGALPSDFVPPPAAPFARPLGYPAPAPPPFLQPSPNPFTQTLPGALPVSLVRPPRGSFTPSLGHAYSSSFITPTAGFYPPQRPQPHMATLSMPNLFSQAPAVPAAGSLLLQSHSPSPTSSLQPACLGGPSKPQTLQVGQPSTKVDPKQALALLASEPPLVPARPAKGLESVLLSSKSEETKDPFEDLLKKTKQDVSPTPGKVEQLRKRWETFE
- the DENND1A gene encoding DENN domain-containing protein 1A isoform X1, whose product is MGSRIKQNPETTFEVYAEVTHSGISCIGKDPEVRRQFPEGYSDQEVLQTLTKFCFPFYVDSHAINQVGQNFTFVLTDIDSKQRFGFCRLSSGAKSCFCILSYLPWFEVFYKLLNVLADYSAKGQDSQRSELLETFHKLTIPEPGTSVHLGVHSYFTVPDTRELPSIPENRNLTEYFVAVDVNNMLHLYASMLYERRILICCSKLSTLTACIHGSAAMLYPMFWQHVYIPVLPPHLLDYCCAPMPYLIGIHLSLMEKVRSMALEDVVILNVDTNTLETPFDDLQSLPNDVVSALKNRLKKVSTTTGDGVARAFLKAQASFFGSYRNALKIEPGEPITFCEEAFVSHRSSVMRQFLQNAIQLQLFKQFIDGRLDLLNSGEGFSDVFEEEINMGEYAGSDKLYHQWLSTVRKGSGAILNTVKTKANPAMKTVYKFAKDHAKMGIKEVKNRLKQKDIAENGCSATPEEPLPRTAPSPLAEKKDPKLREDRRPITVHFGQVRPPRPHVVKRPKSNIGVEGRRTSVPSPEHLVKPMRHYTVFLSEDSSDDEFQQEEDPVSGFSENFFFSAPFEWPQPYRALKESDSADGEDVGSPEKTREPLPPGPLLPSKASEVNLLEDIFPSLEVGTQPLSQAKSLEDLRTPKEEAEQRCSFEYQRMDLGVSERNRIVPSMKLSHPYNKLWSMGHDDMAIPTKYSQSSPERPLAALSNMPSITRRPQSRDSGLAPAEKDESSPAIQGNITIPRPQGRKTPELGIVPPPPPAPRASKHQAPAGSAEILTPHGRSHLVSGLVPEPFGAGSVSLDPEAQRSVSSSSRPSQLLCGAAGSAEMLQPVRVKAEGAGNESELLLSLLDPLRTSAWPGRAPQGPAPQGSAPAPALGALPSDFVPPPAAPFARPLGYPAPAPPPFLQPSPNPFTQTLPGALPVSLVRPPRGSFTPSLGHAYSSSFITPTAGFYPPQRPQPHMATLSMPNLFSQAPAVPAAGSLLLQSHSPSPTSSLQPACLGGPSKPQTLQVGQPSTKVDPKQALALLASEPPLVPARPAKGLESVLLSSKSEETKDPFEDLLKKTKQDVSPTPGKVEQLRKRWETFE